The Salegentibacter mishustinae genome includes a window with the following:
- a CDS encoding SusF/SusE family outer membrane protein: MKKFSILLLAFVALLSFNACTQDDDIVFVAQPDPEGIQFSNSLQNTYVLPSGNPDNLAERFVWNEVDFEAPTTISYELQGSATEAFDSYMVIGNTGSNNLGVTIGQMLDLAEEAGLDNDPETEMPNTGTVYFKVRAFAGEGEGNALEEFSEILSVNVELPEAEEEGEAPKMELYLVGDATAAGWDPANNNTPLFRDGENENIYYFQGRFAGGADVEGFKFLQTTEWQPQWGLSNGELTNSDILGEDPSAFPVEDDAYYSLMVNVDEMTYTWEAIDESAADVQTNIGIIGDSTPDGWDADTNMTQSEFNPHIWYIQGIELVDGFAKFRANDAWDINWGSETPVSGQTTSGGPDIPVTAGTYDVWFNTLDGRYTFIPQVEE; the protein is encoded by the coding sequence ATGAAGAAATTTTCAATTTTATTATTAGCATTTGTCGCGCTACTAAGTTTTAACGCGTGTACACAAGACGACGATATTGTATTCGTTGCACAACCAGACCCGGAAGGAATTCAGTTTAGCAATTCTTTGCAAAACACCTATGTGTTACCATCCGGAAATCCAGATAATCTTGCCGAAAGATTTGTTTGGAATGAAGTAGACTTTGAAGCTCCTACTACGATCTCTTACGAACTTCAGGGATCGGCCACTGAAGCTTTTGATAGTTATATGGTAATAGGAAACACTGGTAGCAATAACCTTGGTGTAACTATTGGCCAAATGCTGGATCTTGCAGAAGAAGCTGGTTTAGATAATGATCCTGAAACCGAAATGCCAAATACAGGTACCGTTTACTTTAAGGTACGTGCTTTTGCCGGTGAAGGTGAAGGAAATGCTCTAGAGGAATTTTCAGAGATCCTAAGTGTGAATGTAGAACTTCCTGAAGCTGAAGAAGAAGGTGAAGCGCCTAAAATGGAACTTTATCTTGTAGGAGATGCCACCGCAGCGGGTTGGGATCCTGCTAACAACAACACTCCTTTATTTAGAGATGGTGAAAACGAAAACATCTACTACTTCCAGGGCCGTTTTGCCGGAGGTGCAGACGTAGAAGGTTTCAAATTTTTACAAACTACAGAGTGGCAACCACAATGGGGATTATCTAATGGTGAACTTACTAATAGTGACATCTTAGGTGAAGATCCTAGTGCATTCCCGGTTGAAGATGATGCTTATTATTCATTAATGGTGAATGTTGATGAAATGACCTATACTTGGGAAGCAATAGATGAAAGCGCAGCAGATGTGCAAACAAATATTGGAATAATTGGAGATTCAACTCCTGACGGATGGGATGCTGACACCAATATGACACAATCTGAATTCAATCCTCATATCTGGTATATCCAGGGAATTGAACTAGTTGATGGTTTCGCTAAGTTTAGAGCTAATGATGCCTGGGACATAAACTGGGGGTCAGAAACTCCGGTAAGCGGACAAACCACATCTGGTGGACCAGATATTCCGGTAACCGCAGGAACTTACGATGTTTGGTTTAACACTCTTGATGGTCGTTATACTTTTATCCCACAGGTAGAAGAATAA
- a CDS encoding alpha-amylase: MKKTKILFPFLFSLLLVISGCSKDDDEVVDGTDDITGGEEPEVPTPQDPEALDLSQYSSGQKVMMQTFYWDVEPRFEWWNNLSDKVEGWADAGIDRIWLPVATKGQSGGYSMGYDPSDYFDFGEYDQHGTVPTRFGTREELENLIAKSHDLGLEVIADIVLNHNSGGGLEYNPYREKDTYTLFNEENGNASGMFNRNYEHFHPNDVSQSDEGDLFFSEQDVDHDVPYVQGWLWKNENSVAKYYKNEMGFDGWRFDYVKGFGTWVIEDWMNEVGGFAVGENFDGNADVLVDWVDATGVSAFDFAAFYKMEEAFDRFDDLNYLDGNTLRKINPDKAVTFVANHDTEKDENEDNRIATENKMKAYAYILTHDGYPTIFYSDYENEAFNEEIKQLIEIHNSLAVGDVQVLHVDNDEYLMKREGNAENPGLILYISTGSTTKRRNVQTNWNNVTLLDYSGNSTYTPTSDENGMVTIEAPANGYSIYSITK; the protein is encoded by the coding sequence ATGAAAAAAACTAAAATTTTATTTCCTTTTCTTTTTAGCCTGCTATTAGTAATATCAGGTTGCTCTAAAGATGATGACGAAGTTGTTGATGGAACCGATGATATTACCGGTGGAGAAGAACCGGAAGTACCTACCCCACAAGATCCTGAAGCCTTAGACCTTTCCCAATATTCCAGCGGGCAAAAAGTAATGATGCAAACTTTCTACTGGGATGTAGAACCTCGCTTTGAATGGTGGAATAACCTTTCAGATAAAGTTGAAGGCTGGGCAGATGCCGGGATAGATAGAATATGGCTTCCCGTCGCTACCAAAGGTCAGTCTGGCGGTTACTCCATGGGTTACGACCCTTCAGATTATTTCGATTTTGGAGAATACGATCAGCATGGGACTGTTCCTACACGTTTTGGAACTCGCGAAGAGTTGGAAAATCTTATTGCTAAATCTCACGATCTGGGCTTAGAGGTTATAGCAGATATCGTATTAAACCATAATTCGGGCGGCGGCCTGGAATACAATCCTTATCGCGAAAAGGATACCTATACCCTATTCAACGAAGAAAATGGAAACGCCTCAGGGATGTTCAATAGAAACTACGAGCATTTTCATCCAAATGATGTGAGCCAAAGCGATGAGGGCGATCTTTTCTTTTCTGAACAGGATGTGGATCACGATGTTCCTTATGTGCAGGGCTGGCTGTGGAAGAATGAGAATTCTGTCGCGAAATATTACAAAAATGAAATGGGCTTTGACGGCTGGCGATTTGATTACGTAAAAGGTTTTGGAACCTGGGTAATTGAAGACTGGATGAACGAAGTTGGCGGATTTGCCGTTGGAGAAAATTTTGATGGAAATGCAGATGTTCTTGTAGATTGGGTTGATGCCACCGGAGTTTCAGCTTTCGATTTTGCCGCTTTCTATAAAATGGAAGAAGCTTTTGATCGCTTTGACGACCTAAATTATTTAGACGGAAATACACTTCGTAAGATTAATCCCGACAAAGCAGTGACTTTTGTAGCGAATCATGACACCGAAAAAGACGAAAATGAAGACAATCGCATTGCAACAGAAAATAAAATGAAGGCTTATGCATATATTTTAACACACGATGGATATCCCACAATTTTCTACTCAGATTACGAAAATGAAGCTTTCAACGAAGAAATCAAACAGTTAATCGAGATTCATAACAGTCTGGCTGTGGGTGATGTACAAGTACTTCATGTAGATAATGACGAATATTTAATGAAAAGAGAAGGGAATGCTGAAAACCCCGGATTAATTCTATATATTAGCACCGGAAGTACTACCAAGCGTAGAAACGTTCAAACTAATTGGAATAACGTTACCCTGTTAGATTACAGTGGCAACTCAACATACACCCCTACCTCCGATGAAAACGGAATGGTAACAATTGAAGCTCCGGCGAATGGATATTCAATATATTCCATCACGAAATAG
- the pgmB gene encoding beta-phosphoglucomutase — translation METNKGVIFDLDGVIVDTAKFHFLAWRKLANDLGFDFTEEQNEQLKGVSREDSLKKILDWGELELSKTEFKRQMALKNENYLSYVAKMDEDEILPGVQKVIDYLVENNVPFALGSASKNARNILKKVNLLDKFDAIVDGTDVSKAKPDPEVFLIAANKLNIKPENSIVFEDSVAGVQAANNAKMISIGIGEQKTLGEADYVFTDFTEIDIEFIKKLLTK, via the coding sequence ATGGAGACAAATAAAGGAGTAATATTCGATTTAGACGGGGTAATTGTAGATACCGCAAAGTTCCATTTTTTGGCCTGGCGAAAACTGGCCAATGACTTGGGCTTCGATTTTACCGAAGAGCAAAACGAGCAGCTTAAAGGTGTAAGTCGCGAAGACTCATTAAAGAAAATATTAGACTGGGGAGAACTTGAACTTTCTAAAACAGAGTTTAAACGCCAAATGGCGCTAAAAAATGAAAATTACCTCTCTTATGTTGCTAAAATGGACGAAGACGAAATTTTACCCGGTGTTCAAAAAGTAATTGATTATTTAGTTGAAAATAATGTTCCTTTCGCTTTAGGATCGGCAAGTAAAAATGCGCGAAATATTCTAAAAAAAGTCAACTTACTGGATAAGTTTGATGCGATAGTGGATGGGACAGATGTAAGTAAAGCAAAACCCGATCCAGAGGTTTTTCTTATCGCTGCTAATAAATTAAATATAAAACCCGAAAACAGTATTGTATTTGAAGATTCGGTTGCAGGAGTGCAGGCCGCAAATAATGCAAAGATGATAAGTATAGGAATTGGAGAACAAAAAACACTGGGCGAAGCCGATTATGTGTTTACCGATTTCACCGAAATTGATATAGAATTTATAAAGAAATTACTCACTAAGTAA
- a CDS encoding SusC/RagA family TonB-linked outer membrane protein, with product MKTLFKSTLMLLFMLPMSFFAQETVSGVVSESATGLPIPGANVIVKGTTNGAVTDFDGNYTITNVSEDDILVFSFLGFATEEIPFAGQETLDVQLDEDQATLEEVVLIGYGSTSEQDATGSVEKISSESFNQGAVVSPEQLIAGKSAGVRITPGSGEPGSGSEIRIRGGSSLSGNNSPLIVVDGIPLDQRGVQGVRNQLNSINPNEIEDFIVLKDAAATSIYGSRASNGVILITTKKGKKDSPLSLTYDLKVSAGRIIDKVDVLNAEQFRTLIENTPGTDPSLLGDTSTDWQDQIYQTSVGAIHNFTATQGFENFSYRVNFNHTSQTGVLKTDVYERNALNIALNQDLFDNHLKLTLSSKGIVDENRFADQGAIGSAVAFDPTQPVYQEGSYFDGYYEFTTSPQQQQIQATRNPLALLEQLDGRGTTKRNITNLNAEYKFHFLPELKFNVNAGFDYSENDGYNRRPLTSAANNQDIAYFEDYGGFNRNTLLDFYFNYKNDIDFLNTELDLTAGHSYQEFYITSKRIETISNDIQDFPRETNRNALESYFARASFDIADKYLVSGSVRRDGSSRFGGDNKWSIFPAVSVGWKLQNENFLSTSNVINQLKLRAGYGVTGNQEIGPNYGYFGVYNPSVGGVRYQFGNQFYNTLRPEAFDSDLKWEELKTYNVGIDYGLFNNRISGTVEAYYRETEDLLATVPVPAGANLTDLLVTNVGSTVSKGLEFAINGAIIQQEDFNWDVNYNITFQDLEITNLTLGENPDFEIPQGGISGGVGNNIQLWKEGYDPTTFNVFRQVYNEDGQPIEGAYVDVNGDNEITEEDRVPYKKATPDYFMGLTNTVNYKNFDFSFTFRGNFGNYMYNNTQSGNGFVGAGTVTPQPYYSNFNSNVLESNFNNNQFFSDYYIQSADFVKLDNISVGYLFPGEDLDVRTSLTATNVWTITNYEGLDPEIANGIDNNFYPRSTTVVLGLNLSF from the coding sequence ATGAAAACACTATTTAAAAGCACGTTGATGTTGCTCTTTATGCTGCCAATGAGCTTTTTTGCACAGGAAACCGTGAGCGGTGTTGTTAGCGAAAGCGCAACCGGTCTTCCGATTCCGGGCGCAAACGTTATTGTTAAAGGAACAACTAATGGTGCCGTTACAGATTTTGATGGTAATTATACCATTACTAATGTAAGCGAAGACGACATTCTTGTCTTTTCGTTCCTGGGTTTTGCTACAGAGGAAATTCCATTTGCAGGACAGGAAACTTTAGATGTTCAACTAGACGAAGATCAGGCTACTTTAGAAGAAGTAGTGCTTATTGGTTATGGTAGTACCTCAGAACAGGATGCTACTGGATCTGTAGAAAAGATTTCTTCGGAAAGCTTTAACCAGGGAGCAGTAGTTTCACCAGAACAATTAATTGCAGGTAAATCGGCCGGGGTTAGAATTACTCCCGGAAGCGGTGAACCAGGTAGTGGATCTGAAATTAGAATTCGTGGAGGTTCTTCTCTTTCAGGGAATAACTCGCCGCTTATTGTAGTAGACGGGATTCCATTAGACCAAAGAGGAGTTCAGGGTGTAAGAAACCAGTTGAATTCTATTAACCCTAATGAAATTGAAGATTTTATAGTTTTAAAAGATGCCGCAGCAACTTCTATTTACGGTTCAAGGGCTTCTAACGGGGTTATTTTAATTACCACTAAGAAAGGTAAAAAGGATAGTCCTCTTTCTTTAACTTATGATCTTAAAGTTTCTGCCGGAAGAATTATCGATAAAGTGGATGTTCTTAACGCAGAGCAATTCAGAACCTTAATTGAAAACACTCCGGGTACAGATCCTTCTTTATTAGGAGATACCAGCACCGACTGGCAGGACCAAATTTACCAAACTTCTGTAGGAGCAATTCATAACTTTACAGCAACACAAGGTTTCGAGAATTTCTCTTACCGTGTTAATTTTAACCACACTTCTCAAACAGGGGTTTTAAAAACCGATGTTTACGAAAGAAATGCGTTAAACATAGCTCTTAATCAGGATTTGTTTGATAATCACTTAAAATTGACCTTGTCTTCTAAAGGGATCGTAGATGAAAACCGTTTTGCTGATCAAGGTGCTATTGGCTCTGCTGTAGCTTTTGATCCTACGCAGCCGGTTTACCAGGAGGGAAGTTATTTTGATGGATATTATGAATTCACTACCTCTCCACAACAACAGCAAATACAGGCTACACGTAATCCATTAGCGCTTTTAGAGCAATTAGATGGACGTGGTACTACTAAGAGAAATATCACAAACTTAAATGCTGAATATAAATTTCATTTTCTTCCGGAATTGAAATTTAATGTAAATGCTGGTTTTGATTATTCAGAAAATGATGGTTACAATAGAAGACCTTTAACTTCTGCAGCAAATAACCAGGATATTGCTTATTTTGAAGACTATGGTGGATTCAACAGAAATACACTGCTTGATTTCTATTTCAACTATAAAAATGATATAGATTTTCTAAACACCGAACTTGATCTTACTGCAGGTCATTCTTACCAGGAATTCTATATTACCAGTAAAAGAATTGAAACGATCTCTAACGATATCCAGGATTTCCCTAGAGAAACCAATCGTAATGCTTTAGAATCTTATTTTGCAAGAGCCAGTTTTGATATTGCCGACAAATATTTGGTTTCAGGTAGTGTGAGACGTGATGGTTCTTCAAGATTTGGAGGAGACAATAAATGGAGTATTTTCCCTGCAGTTTCTGTAGGTTGGAAATTACAGAATGAAAATTTCCTTTCGACTTCTAATGTAATAAACCAGTTGAAACTTCGTGCAGGTTACGGGGTTACAGGGAACCAGGAAATTGGACCTAACTATGGTTACTTCGGGGTTTACAATCCTAGTGTAGGTGGAGTGCGTTACCAGTTTGGTAATCAATTCTATAATACTTTACGTCCTGAAGCTTTTGACTCTGACTTGAAATGGGAAGAATTAAAAACTTATAACGTTGGTATTGACTATGGTTTATTCAACAATAGGATTTCAGGTACGGTAGAAGCTTATTACCGTGAAACCGAAGATCTTTTAGCAACAGTACCGGTACCGGCAGGTGCTAACCTTACTGACCTTTTGGTTACTAACGTTGGTAGTACAGTAAGTAAAGGTTTAGAGTTTGCAATTAACGGTGCTATTATTCAGCAGGAAGATTTTAACTGGGATGTAAATTATAACATCACTTTCCAGGACCTGGAGATCACCAACCTTACTTTAGGTGAGAACCCAGATTTTGAAATTCCACAAGGTGGAATAAGCGGAGGTGTTGGTAACAACATTCAGCTTTGGAAAGAAGGTTACGATCCTACAACTTTTAATGTGTTCCGCCAGGTTTACAATGAAGATGGGCAGCCAATTGAAGGGGCATATGTAGATGTAAATGGTGATAACGAAATTACTGAAGAAGATCGTGTTCCTTACAAAAAGGCCACCCCAGATTACTTTATGGGTCTAACCAATACTGTAAACTATAAAAACTTTGATTTCAGCTTTACCTTCAGAGGTAACTTTGGGAATTACATGTATAACAACACGCAGTCTGGAAACGGTTTTGTTGGAGCAGGTACGGTAACACCGCAACCTTACTATTCTAATTTTAACAGTAATGTTTTAGAAAGTAACTTCAACAACAACCAGTTCTTTTCAGATTATTACATCCAGAGTGCAGATTTCGTGAAACTAGACAACATCTCTGTAGGATATTTATTCCCGGGAGAAGATTTAGATGTTAGAACTTCACTAACCGCTACCAATGTATGGACCATAACCAACTACGAAGGTTTAGATCCTGAAATTGCTAACGGTATTGACAATAATTTTTATCCAAGATCAACTACAGTAGTACTTGGCTTAAATCTTTCATTTTAA
- a CDS encoding RagB/SusD family nutrient uptake outer membrane protein, whose protein sequence is MLKTLKPFFILFISAGFFWACEDDLDLQPEDNRLTAETTFEDPESYKQFLAKLYAGLAVSGQEGPAGDPDLIGLDEGFSQYLRLYWSMQELTTDEAVIGWNDGTIQDLHGQNWTAGNEFIRTMYSRIMYQVALTNEFLRQSTPELLESRGLAAEERENIARYRAEARFLRALHYYHALDLFGNVPFVTEEDPVGAFLPQQIQRPELFDYVESELLAIESEIVSANSNEYGRADQAAVWMLLSKLYLNAEVYTGEGHYTEALDYSERVINANYSLADDYQKLFLADNNSNGAQSEVIFPITFDGQQTQSYGGMAFIIHASIGGDMDPEAFGVSSGWAGLRTTSALVDKFPDGADSEDNRALFFTEGQTKEIEDISSFNDGYAITKFKNVTVDGEQGSDDTGEFPDTDFPMFRLADAYLMYAEAHLRGGGGSQAAALGYVNELRERADAGQIGSSDLNLDLILSERARELYWEAHRRTDLIRFNQFTENGVWPWKGNVPQGTTTQSYRNLMPIPASDLGVNTNLEQNPGY, encoded by the coding sequence ATGTTAAAAACACTAAAACCATTCTTTATCCTTTTTATAAGCGCAGGTTTCTTCTGGGCTTGTGAAGACGATTTAGATTTGCAGCCTGAAGATAACAGGCTCACGGCAGAAACTACTTTTGAAGATCCAGAATCTTACAAGCAGTTTTTAGCTAAACTTTATGCCGGTCTTGCGGTTAGTGGCCAGGAAGGCCCCGCCGGAGATCCAGACCTTATAGGTCTTGACGAAGGTTTCTCCCAGTATTTAAGATTATACTGGTCTATGCAGGAACTTACTACAGATGAAGCTGTAATTGGCTGGAACGATGGAACTATTCAGGATCTACACGGTCAAAACTGGACTGCAGGAAACGAGTTTATTAGAACTATGTATTCTAGAATTATGTACCAGGTGGCTTTAACCAACGAATTCTTAAGGCAGAGTACACCAGAGCTTTTAGAATCCAGAGGCCTTGCTGCTGAAGAAAGAGAGAATATTGCTCGTTACAGAGCAGAAGCTAGATTCTTAAGAGCTTTACATTATTACCACGCTTTAGATCTATTTGGTAACGTACCATTTGTAACCGAAGAGGATCCTGTTGGAGCTTTTCTTCCGCAGCAAATTCAAAGACCCGAGTTATTTGATTATGTAGAAAGCGAACTTCTAGCCATAGAAAGTGAAATTGTTAGCGCAAATTCTAATGAATATGGTCGTGCAGACCAGGCTGCAGTTTGGATGTTACTTTCTAAACTTTATCTAAATGCTGAAGTTTATACCGGTGAAGGTCACTATACTGAAGCTTTAGATTATTCTGAAAGAGTAATTAATGCTAATTATTCTTTAGCTGATGATTACCAGAAACTGTTCCTTGCAGATAATAACTCTAATGGAGCACAATCTGAAGTGATTTTCCCTATCACTTTTGATGGGCAACAAACTCAGTCTTATGGTGGAATGGCATTTATTATTCACGCCTCGATTGGTGGAGATATGGATCCTGAAGCTTTTGGTGTAAGCAGCGGTTGGGCCGGACTTAGAACTACTTCTGCATTAGTAGATAAATTCCCTGATGGAGCAGATTCTGAAGATAACAGAGCATTATTTTTTACTGAAGGACAAACAAAAGAAATCGAGGATATTTCCAGCTTTAACGACGGATATGCAATTACCAAATTTAAAAACGTAACTGTAGATGGAGAGCAGGGATCTGACGATACCGGAGAATTTCCAGATACCGATTTCCCAATGTTTAGACTTGCAGATGCCTACTTAATGTATGCTGAAGCACACTTAAGAGGAGGCGGTGGTAGCCAGGCGGCTGCATTAGGATATGTAAACGAATTAAGAGAGCGAGCTGATGCTGGTCAAATTGGTAGTTCAGACTTAAACCTGGACTTAATTTTAAGTGAGCGCGCCCGTGAGTTATATTGGGAAGCACATAGAAGAACAGATCTTATTAGGTTTAACCAATTTACAGAAAATGGAGTTTGGCCTTGGAAAGGTAATGTTCCACAGGGAACCACAACCCAAAGTTATAGAAACCTAATGCCTATTCCGGCTTCAGATTTAGGAGTAAACACCAACTTAGAACAAAATCCAGGATATTAA
- a CDS encoding LacI family DNA-binding transcriptional regulator, with product MRPKLTLKQIARELDVSISTVSKALRDSSEIGEETKKKIKAFAKLYNYRPNNIALSLKNRKTKTIGIIIPEIVHYFFTTVISGVEQVANEKGYNVIVCLSNNSFDKEVLNMELLANGSTDGFIMSMAKETLQKEDYHHLTEVTNQGMPLVLFDRVIDEVHCDKVIIDDVIGAKKAVQYLIDKGAKKIGLVSTVDYVSVGKLRTRGYLEILRENNVEIDENLILKIEDMDHSEAEIKDFINKNDLDAVFAVNEHFAIHAIKAVQEKGLKVPDDVSVIGFTDGELSKRFIPSLTTVSQHGERMGAEAARLLIDKLERKPEEEESYKTVIVETSLIERNSTKL from the coding sequence ATGAGGCCAAAATTAACTTTAAAGCAAATTGCAAGAGAATTAGATGTTTCAATTTCTACGGTTTCGAAAGCATTAAGGGATAGCTCTGAAATTGGAGAGGAGACCAAGAAAAAAATCAAAGCTTTTGCGAAACTTTATAACTATAGGCCTAATAATATTGCTTTAAGTCTCAAAAACCGAAAGACAAAAACTATTGGAATAATTATTCCTGAGATAGTTCATTATTTCTTTACTACAGTGATTAGCGGAGTTGAGCAAGTGGCCAACGAAAAAGGTTATAATGTAATTGTATGTCTCTCTAATAACTCTTTCGATAAAGAAGTGCTTAATATGGAGCTGCTGGCCAATGGTAGTACAGATGGGTTTATTATGTCTATGGCTAAAGAGACCCTTCAAAAAGAAGATTACCATCACCTTACCGAAGTGACTAACCAGGGAATGCCGCTGGTTTTATTTGATCGTGTGATAGATGAGGTTCATTGCGATAAAGTAATTATAGACGATGTAATTGGTGCTAAAAAAGCGGTGCAATACCTAATAGATAAAGGAGCAAAAAAAATAGGTCTGGTTTCTACCGTAGATTATGTTAGTGTAGGAAAGCTAAGAACCCGTGGGTATCTTGAGATTTTAAGAGAAAATAACGTTGAAATTGATGAAAATCTTATTCTTAAAATAGAGGATATGGACCACAGCGAGGCCGAAATAAAAGATTTTATTAATAAAAATGACTTGGATGCGGTGTTTGCCGTAAACGAACATTTTGCCATTCACGCCATAAAGGCCGTTCAGGAAAAAGGATTAAAAGTGCCTGACGATGTTTCGGTAATTGGCTTTACAGACGGAGAGCTTTCTAAACGTTTTATCCCGAGTCTTACCACGGTGAGTCAGCATGGAGAGCGAATGGGAGCCGAAGCTGCTCGCTTATTAATTGATAAATTGGAAAGAAAACCGGAAGAGGAGGAATCTTATAAGACCGTAATTGTAGAAACGAGTTTAATAGAAAGAAATTCCACCAAATTATAA
- a CDS encoding MFS transporter, whose protein sequence is MQKRRLSFWEIWNMSFGFLGIQMGFALQNANASRILQIFGADIHELSWFWLVAPVTGLIVQPIIGYYSDRTWTSLGRRRPFFLTGAILAAIGLVLMPNADWFIAILPSLWVGAGMLFIMDASFNVAMEPFRALVADKLPSDQRTLGFSVQTVLIGIGAVIGSWLPYVLTNWFDISNRAVVGEVPLNLLLSFVIGAVILVGSILVTVITTKEYSPEELEKMDDHVEEPVDEKEKSSLLDIFSDFAKMPHTMRQLSWVQFFSWFGLFGMWVFSTPAIAHHIYGLPLSDSSSETYQDAGDWVGVLFGVYNAVSAVFAFFLPAIALRIGRKSTHILSLFIGALGMLSIYIMPNEYWLLLSMFAIGIGWASILAMPYAILAGSIPPKKMGVYMGIFNFFIVIPQIVNALVGGLMVKYLYDGNPIYALVTSGIAFLIAAILTFRIDDVDEPVKA, encoded by the coding sequence ATGCAAAAACGTAGATTAAGTTTCTGGGAGATCTGGAACATGAGTTTTGGTTTTCTTGGAATTCAGATGGGGTTTGCACTCCAAAATGCCAACGCAAGTAGAATTTTACAAATTTTTGGTGCCGATATTCACGAACTTTCGTGGTTTTGGTTAGTGGCGCCGGTTACCGGTTTAATCGTTCAGCCTATTATTGGCTATTACAGCGATAGAACCTGGACCAGCCTTGGCCGTAGGCGACCATTCTTTCTAACTGGAGCAATTTTAGCGGCTATAGGCTTAGTTTTAATGCCTAATGCCGATTGGTTCATTGCTATTTTGCCTTCCCTTTGGGTGGGTGCCGGGATGCTCTTTATAATGGATGCTTCCTTTAATGTGGCTATGGAACCTTTTCGTGCCCTGGTAGCAGATAAATTACCTTCAGATCAAAGAACCCTTGGCTTTAGTGTACAAACTGTTTTAATAGGAATTGGAGCCGTAATTGGTTCTTGGTTGCCTTATGTGTTGACCAATTGGTTTGATATTAGCAACAGAGCGGTAGTAGGGGAAGTTCCATTAAACTTGCTACTTTCATTTGTAATTGGAGCAGTTATTTTGGTGGGGAGTATTTTAGTAACGGTAATTACAACCAAAGAATATTCTCCCGAAGAACTGGAAAAGATGGACGACCATGTTGAAGAACCGGTCGATGAAAAGGAAAAATCCAGTTTGCTGGATATCTTTTCAGATTTTGCTAAAATGCCTCATACTATGCGGCAGCTTAGCTGGGTACAATTCTTTTCCTGGTTCGGGCTTTTTGGAATGTGGGTATTCTCAACTCCCGCAATTGCCCATCATATTTATGGATTACCACTTTCAGATAGTAGCAGTGAAACCTATCAGGATGCCGGCGACTGGGTTGGTGTACTTTTCGGGGTTTACAATGCTGTTTCAGCGGTTTTTGCCTTTTTTCTTCCGGCTATTGCCTTAAGAATTGGAAGAAAAAGCACACATATTTTGTCGCTTTTTATTGGCGCGCTGGGAATGCTTTCCATTTATATAATGCCGAATGAATATTGGCTACTACTTTCCATGTTCGCTATTGGTATTGGTTGGGCCAGTATCCTGGCAATGCCCTACGCAATTCTAGCAGGATCAATTCCCCCGAAAAAAATGGGAGTTTATATGGGGATCTTCAACTTTTTTATTGTGATTCCGCAAATTGTAAATGCACTTGTTGGCGGGTTAATGGTAAAATATCTTTACGATGGAAACCCAATCTACGCTTTAGTTACCAGCGGAATTGCTTTTCTAATCGCCGCTATACTTACTTTTAGAATAGACGATGTAGACGAACCCGTTAAAGCATAA